Genomic DNA from Candidatus Koribacter versatilis Ellin345:
CGTGGTTGAACTGTCTCAGAGATCGAACGCAGTCGTTCTTACGATTCGCGACAACGGCAGTGGTTTCGATCTTAGAGCGCAGTCCGAAGGACTCGGGTTTCTGAGTATGCGCGAGCGCTTGCGACTGGCATCGGGATCGCTTTTGGTTCGATCGGCGTCGGGCGAAGGCACCGCTATCGAAGCTTCTATTCCGTTGTCCCGTTGATTCGCAGGCAAGAAAAAAGGGTAACCCAACGGATTACCCGAAGATGAGCTGCGTGCATCCGACTCGCTGTCTCTGTATCCCAACATTCCTTACGAAATGAGGAGCACGCGACGTGGCGGGAAGCTACGTCGCGGGCTTGGGGGTTATGCGTCCATTTCGGGTTCGCTCAATTGTTTTGCAGCTTAGACGTTCCGAAATCGCATTAAAACTGGCAGAAATACTAGACTGGATCAGAAACCCTTCAGGGAATTTTCTTCACGCCGAGCAACAATATCGTTTCACGATGTAGCACCGCGAGTGTTCGCGATCTCGGCAACTGACATTTTTGCCAGTACATGAACGTGCCTCTGGAACATAGATTGACAGCGTTCCGAATCGTGAAACCGATGCCACCTCGCGCACGCATCATCATTGCCGATGACCACACGCTCGTCGCGGAAGCATGTAAGAAGTTGCTTGAAGGCGACTACGACGTGGTGGCAGTGGTGCGTGATGGCAGGGCGCTCGTGCACTCTGCGTCACAACTGCAACCGAACGTTGTCGTCATCGACATCAACATGCCGCTCTTGAACGGGTTGGACGCCGGCCAGCAAATTAAGAAAGCATCTCCCGCCGTGCAACTGGTGTTTCTCACGATGAGCGAGGAACCCGAACTCGTGAAGGAAGCGTTTCGCTGTGGTGCATCCGCGTACGTCGTAAAGACGGGTGCGGCTGCTGAACTGGTCACCGCTGTCCAGGAAGTTCTTTCCGGACACACCTACCTCTCCCCATCGCTGGCGCGCGAGAGCGCAGCTTCACCCACTCGTCCCGGATTTGGGATCGATTCCGATGTACCGCTCACCGAGCGTCAGCGCGAGGTTTTGCAACTCCTGGCGGAAGGCCGGTCGATGAAGGAAGTCGGGGCCATTTTAAAGCTCACGACACGCACCGTCGCCTTTCATAAATACCGTATTATGAAGGCGGTACATGCCCGCAACAACGCCGAGCTGGTGCGCTACGCGATCAAGAAGCACATTCTTCCCGCTTAGTGCCGACTGTAAAAGTTGCCAGTATCTGCAATCACCGACAGTTTCTTAGCATTCGTGCTGAAATGGCATTGCGCCTTGCCGTGGCGCGCCGTCACAGTTCGCTTGAATACCCTTGAGGAGAGACTATGCGTAAACGCTTCATGCTGCACTTCGTGTTGATCATGATGATCACATTCTGGCTGAGTTGCACGAAAAAGCCGGATGACAATTTGATTAAGAGCGATATTCAAAACAAGGTCAATGCCGACGCGGACTTAGCGGACTTAAAGGATAATGGCCTCGAAGTCGATTCAGCCGAGGGAAAGGTCACCATCCACGGCACTGTCGAAACCGAAGCAGAGCGGATCAAAGCCAAAACTCTCGCGAAGGCCGAGCCGGGTGTGGTCTCCGTCGAAGATGAGATCATCGTAGACCCTTCGGCGGAAACGCTGGCTGCAAGTCAACCGCTAGCGGCTGCAGGAACCGCTCCGGCCGGCACTGCACCGGCAGCAGGCGGCTCGTCCGCAGCAGCGCCAGAGCCCGCGCCTGAACCGGCAAAGTCCGAACCGGAGCCGCCTCCGCCGCCGAAACCGGTTGTATTGCCTGCTGGAACGATTTTCAACGTTCGTTTAGGGGAGCCCTTGAGTTCGAAAAACGCTCAACCGGGACAGACCTTCGCGGCGAGTATGGCGAACCCAATTACAGTCGGCGGGAGAACCGTGATCCCTTCAGGATCGAGCGCTCAGGGGGTGGTTCGTGACGCGAAGAAGGCCGGCAAGTTCAAGGGCGGCGCAGTTCTCACCCTTGATCTCACTGCCCTTACCATCAAGGGTCACACATACAACATCAACACAGTGGACTTGTCCCGGGCCACGAAGGGAAAAGGTAAGCGCACCGCGGGCGTCGTGGCCGGAGGCGCCGGGGCAGGTGCCGCGATCGGCGGACTTGCTGGCGGCGGCAAAGGCGCCGGAATCGGGGCGTTGGTGGGAGTGACTGCCGGAACGATTGGTGCAGCAACGACCGGCAACGATCGCGATATCCAACTTGCATCGGAGGCGGTAGTCAGCTTCGAGCTTGAGGAGCCTCTCACACTGAAGCCCGAATAAATTGAAGGGACAGTTACCGAGCGGTCGTGAGGGCCAGCCTCCGACCGCTTTTCTCTTCATCCTCTAGAAGACCCGTTAGCGCTGGATGACGCCCTGCGATCGGGATCCAAATATTTCACCAACAACACCTCATTCCCCTTTTCGCTGTAGATCAGCTCATCCACCATGCTTTGCGACAGCAGGATACCGAGGCCGCCAGGTCTTAAGGACTGTTCTTCCCGCGCCAACAGATGACGGGTGGGATCCTCGGGAGGATTGTTAACCGCGGCGTGTTTCAATTCTTCAAGCGAAAATCCCGCGCCAGGGTCTTTCACCCGACACGCAACGGCGCGGCGGCCTCGCAAGTAGGAAATCTCAACATATTGTTGCGGATCGAAGTGGCCGCCGTGTTCCATCGCGTTGAGAAGCATCTCGCGAAATGCATACGCGACGTCTTCCTTCTCCGGCGGATCAAGGTCCACCATCTCCTGGAAGAATTGCAACAGCCTCTCCGCAGTCCGGCGATCGCAGCGTGCGGCGAGTTTCACCCACGCCGGAGTGGCGGAGATCACTTCGATTCCGTCGTCCCAGCATTCTCCATCCGCTGCAATCTGAATCATCTCAGCGAGGGACGTGGGCTCAAAGGGCGCGGTAAAGCAGCCAAATGCGTGTTCGCGTAGCGAAGCAATGACATCTTCAGGAGTGCTCCCGCTGGCCAGAATGATCATCCGCGTGTGTAGTCGAATCCGCCGGATCTGCCGCAGAAGGTCGATATCAGTAGCGGCACTGGTGTTCTCACCGGTGATGATCAGATCGAATGCGCTGCCGCTTGCCGCGGTTTGGGCCTCGAGATTCGTCGCGACTCGAACAATCTGCCAGCCTGACATGGACGCACGAATCTGGCCGACCAGATCGGAATCCGGCCCGATGATCATCGCCCTGCGGATCGACTCCATGGGGACGACTTCAGAGGCTCGTCATGCGGTTGCGAACTGCGTATTTCACGAGATCGGCGTTGTTCTTCGTGCCAAGAACTTCCATGATGCGGTACTTGTGGAACGCAACCGTACGCGTAGTCATGTTGAGGATCGCCGCAACTTCCTTCATCCCCTTACCTTCTGCGAGCAGTTGTAGTACCTCGCGCTGCCGGTCCGTGAGCTTATGGGTTTCGTCCACAAGCTTCTTGTGCTGCCAGAGCGAAAGATCAATCATTTCCCGCGGAATCGTAGGCGAAACGTAGGTTTTACCGCGGAGGACCTCGCGTACCGAGGCGACTACCTCCGAGGCGGCTGATGTCTTCACAAGGTAGGCGGAAGCGCCACGCCGAAACGCTTCGGCGGCGATATCCGGATCCGGATTCATTGTCAGAAATATGATCTTGACCGTCGGCAGCTTCTGCTTGACCTGTTGTGCCGCGTCAAGGCCATTGAGTAGCGGCATGCCGACGTCGGCAATGATGACATCTGGCTTCAGTTCCACGGCCGCGCGCACCAAAGCCCTGCCATCGGTTGCAATGCCTACAACTTCGTATTCCGTTTCGAGAAGTTTCTTGCAGAGTTCTGCCACCAGATTGTGGTCATCAGCCAAAAGTATTCGGGTGCGGTTCATCCGGATCTCCTCGAGGGAAAGGTCGTCGTAGGGGCCTGTACCGGGCAGGTTGGAACCCATCCTTGGGACGTGGGTCGCAACTCGCACGTGTCTCAGTCCGTCACTAATGCCGGACCAAAGCGACACCTCAGCCCAATGAACTTATCTGCTGAATCGGGACAGAGTGTATCCATTCAGAGTATGAGAGTCCTGCGCATTGGCCAACTACATAAAGTGACAGGGGTACCCCCTGTCCTTTCGAACAGGGTCACGGTTGGCTAAAAGATACGTCCTATGCGGTAGAAGAACCTGCGGTGCCCAGTTGCCCCGTAACTGTAACCGGCCTCCACGGGGCCGAACAGGCTGTCAACGACCAGAGCGGCAGCAAAATCAGTCGGGATACTTGAGGTGCCCGGTTGGGTGTAAAAGACTTTCCCGACTTCATAAGTCCCGATTACAGAAATATCTTTCCCGAACATCGGGGGCAGATACCAGAGCGGGTGAATATACCCTGCCTTGAACAGATAGAACTGTTGCGTCAGTAATTCGTTCTGGCCGTACGCCAAAAGGTCCCGGCTTCCGCCAAGCGAAAAGGGTGGAACGCCAGTCTGCGTATACCCAAAGGTCGATCCGGCGAACCCGGTTGTGAAGACAGAGGATTTCTTGGAAATCGGAACGAACCACGTATAGCGCGTCTGCACCCCCGGGTAATTCTCGGTGGCGCCAGGAGACGCGTCACGGAAGAAACTGGTGAAGTTCAAATCGAAGCCGCGGGTTGGTATAACGGGCTCGTCGCGCCCGATGTGATTGAACTGCAAGGTTGTGGTGCCCATTCTTCCTTCGAGGGTTCCAAACAGTGCAGTCCCCACGGCAGGTGTTAAGCGCCGATACGCGGCCTCATACCCGACGCGCAATTCGTCTTTCCGGCTGAACATGTACCCGAGATCGAGCCCTCCTCCCAGATCTCGATCGCGGTATTCGGCAGTCAAGGTCGAGTAATGGTAGTAGTCCTGCGCACGATTGAATGCGAATGCGTAGGGAGCAACGAAGAAGCGGCTCTCAGCGACAGGGTGGAAGTACTCGGTATGAACTCCGTACTCTGAGCCGAATTCGATGTCGTTACGCCACTCAGACCCGAACCCGCCGACGTCGAGAAGCGTGATCCTTCCGCCGAAGATGAATTGGGGGCGGTCGTAGTTGGTACCGTCAATATCCAGCAGAGGACGGACGATCGGCGGCGAATACTCTTTCTCATCCGCGCGAATCATCAACCCTTGCTGGCCATTTTTTTCGACCATGTAATAGCCCAAGCGGTCGAAGCGACCCACACCCGTGAGGTAATTAAGATCGGTATCTATTCGCGCCGTATCCACGGGCTTGCCGACGTCATCGGCTAGGCGGTGCTCAATTTCCTTCGCGAGTTTCGGCTTGGTGCCAGTCACCTCGACAAACTGTGGCACAGGAGCCGTTTGCTTACGCGACGCCCGTTGCGACACATACGCCTGCCAGGTGGCGTCATCAACGCTGAACCGGCTCAGGATGGCGGCCTTGCTCGCGGCTGCCTCGTACCCGAGCTTGATAATTTCTTCACCCTTGCTGAAGTTCATGCCGCCGAATCCGGCGAGTGGGACTGTCACCAGGACGTCTGCTTTTTCCATGCTGCGCAACTCATTGGCAGCAATCATCACCGCGAGTGATTCTCCCAGCACGCCGAACGACGAAAGATGATCTGTCGCTTTCATCGGCTTAACTTCCAGATGGACGGCGATCACGATGTCTGCGCCGAGTTGTTTCGTGATATCAACCGGCAGGTTCTCCAACAGCGCGCCATCCACAAGCACTTGGCTGTCCGTCCGTACTGGGTTGAACACACCCGGCATTGACATGGTGGAGCGGAGAGCCTGGCCGAGAGATCCTTCGCGAAAAACGTGTTGCTTCTTGCTAACGAGGTCGGTTGCGACGCACGCAAACGGAATGGGCAGATCATCAAACGACTTCATCTCCGAGTACGGCAGCGCGATTTGATCCAGGATGAGCCCAACCTGGTGGCCGGAGTTGAAACCTTCAGGAAAGCGGACTCCATCGCGAATGCCGAACTCCAGGCGGTTCGGATACTGGGTTGCGTCCTCCTTCCGCCGATAGGTCAGATTCTGGTATTCGGTCTGACCGGCTAGAACATCGTCCCAGTTGATCTTGCTGATGAACGCCTTCATCTCTTCCGGCGAATTTCCCGTCGCGTACATGCCACCGACAAGGCCGCCCATGCTGGTTCCGGCGACGTAATAGATGGGAATGTGGTGCTCTTCCATCCACTGCAGTACGCCGATGTGAGCCAGACCAAGCGCAGCTCCGCCCTCAAGCGCAACCCCGACGCGCGGCGCTGGGGCTGCACTCCCCGGTTGAACTGCACCTGACGTTGAGGGAATCGAAATGAGAACACTTAAAAGAACAATCCAGCAGCAAAAGCGACGTAGAGACATGCGTCAAACCTTGGCGGCCGGGCACCGCGGAATGGACACTCCCGGTATCACCACTTTTGCGGCTCCGTACACAAACAACAACTGGGACAATTGACAGGCCGGACGTGGTTTATACCGAAGCCGATGTCGTCGCGGGACTCACGGGCGGTTCCGATGTGCCCAAAGCGCTTCGCCGCCATAACACTACGCTGCCGCAAACTCCGGCAACCAGCGAGGCCGCGAGTGTCCCGATCTTCGACATGTCGAGGAGATTTCCGTAGCCGAATGCCAGCGATGCGATGAATAGCGACATCGTA
This window encodes:
- a CDS encoding response regulator; the encoded protein is MPPRARIIIADDHTLVAEACKKLLEGDYDVVAVVRDGRALVHSASQLQPNVVVIDINMPLLNGLDAGQQIKKASPAVQLVFLTMSEEPELVKEAFRCGASAYVVKTGAAAELVTAVQEVLSGHTYLSPSLARESAASPTRPGFGIDSDVPLTERQREVLQLLAEGRSMKEVGAILKLTTRTVAFHKYRIMKAVHARNNAELVRYAIKKHILPA
- a CDS encoding BON domain-containing protein, with the translated sequence MRKRFMLHFVLIMMITFWLSCTKKPDDNLIKSDIQNKVNADADLADLKDNGLEVDSAEGKVTIHGTVETEAERIKAKTLAKAEPGVVSVEDEIIVDPSAETLAASQPLAAAGTAPAGTAPAAGGSSAAAPEPAPEPAKSEPEPPPPPKPVVLPAGTIFNVRLGEPLSSKNAQPGQTFAASMANPITVGGRTVIPSGSSAQGVVRDAKKAGKFKGGAVLTLDLTALTIKGHTYNINTVDLSRATKGKGKRTAGVVAGGAGAGAAIGGLAGGGKGAGIGALVGVTAGTIGAATTGNDRDIQLASEAVVSFELEEPLTLKPE
- a CDS encoding ATP-binding response regulator, whose product is MESIRRAMIIGPDSDLVGQIRASMSGWQIVRVATNLEAQTAASGSAFDLIITGENTSAATDIDLLRQIRRIRLHTRMIILASGSTPEDVIASLREHAFGCFTAPFEPTSLAEMIQIAADGECWDDGIEVISATPAWVKLAARCDRRTAERLLQFFQEMVDLDPPEKEDVAYAFREMLLNAMEHGGHFDPQQYVEISYLRGRRAVACRVKDPGAGFSLEELKHAAVNNPPEDPTRHLLAREEQSLRPGGLGILLSQSMVDELIYSEKGNEVLLVKYLDPDRRASSSANGSSRG
- a CDS encoding response regulator, which gives rise to MNRTRILLADDHNLVAELCKKLLETEYEVVGIATDGRALVRAAVELKPDVIIADVGMPLLNGLDAAQQVKQKLPTVKIIFLTMNPDPDIAAEAFRRGASAYLVKTSAASEVVASVREVLRGKTYVSPTIPREMIDLSLWQHKKLVDETHKLTDRQREVLQLLAEGKGMKEVAAILNMTTRTVAFHKYRIMEVLGTKNNADLVKYAVRNRMTSL
- a CDS encoding patatin-like phospholipase family protein — translated: MSLRRFCCWIVLLSVLISIPSTSGAVQPGSAAPAPRVGVALEGGAALGLAHIGVLQWMEEHHIPIYYVAGTSMGGLVGGMYATGNSPEEMKAFISKINWDDVLAGQTEYQNLTYRRKEDATQYPNRLEFGIRDGVRFPEGFNSGHQVGLILDQIALPYSEMKSFDDLPIPFACVATDLVSKKQHVFREGSLGQALRSTMSMPGVFNPVRTDSQVLVDGALLENLPVDITKQLGADIVIAVHLEVKPMKATDHLSSFGVLGESLAVMIAANELRSMEKADVLVTVPLAGFGGMNFSKGEEIIKLGYEAAASKAAILSRFSVDDATWQAYVSQRASRKQTAPVPQFVEVTGTKPKLAKEIEHRLADDVGKPVDTARIDTDLNYLTGVGRFDRLGYYMVEKNGQQGLMIRADEKEYSPPIVRPLLDIDGTNYDRPQFIFGGRITLLDVGGFGSEWRNDIEFGSEYGVHTEYFHPVAESRFFVAPYAFAFNRAQDYYHYSTLTAEYRDRDLGGGLDLGYMFSRKDELRVGYEAAYRRLTPAVGTALFGTLEGRMGTTTLQFNHIGRDEPVIPTRGFDLNFTSFFRDASPGATENYPGVQTRYTWFVPISKKSSVFTTGFAGSTFGYTQTGVPPFSLGGSRDLLAYGQNELLTQQFYLFKAGYIHPLWYLPPMFGKDISVIGTYEVGKVFYTQPGTSSIPTDFAAALVVDSLFGPVEAGYSYGATGHRRFFYRIGRIF